A part of Planctomycetia bacterium genomic DNA contains:
- a CDS encoding chemotaxis protein CheB: MPSRARAIVIGASAGAVEALSAILPLLPRHYPLPVIAVVHLAPDKNSVMAKLLQMKCRVDVREIEDKEPLQAGTVYIAPPDYHVLVEADDRLSLSSEEPVLFSRPSIDVLFESAADVYGEGLVGVVLTGANSDGSQGLRAIYRAGGSTVVQCPKSAYASAMPESALAACPGARVLGLPEIAAYLIEVAGLV; encoded by the coding sequence ATGCCGTCGCGCGCTCGAGCGATCGTCATCGGTGCTTCGGCCGGCGCAGTGGAAGCGCTATCGGCTATACTACCGTTGTTGCCGCGTCATTATCCGCTGCCGGTGATCGCAGTCGTGCATCTTGCTCCGGACAAAAACAGTGTGATGGCTAAGCTTTTACAGATGAAATGCCGAGTCGACGTGAGGGAAATCGAAGATAAAGAACCGCTTCAAGCCGGCACTGTCTACATTGCGCCTCCCGACTATCATGTGTTGGTCGAGGCCGACGATCGGCTATCGCTCTCGAGCGAAGAGCCCGTGCTGTTTTCCAGACCCTCGATCGATGTCTTATTCGAATCCGCCGCCGATGTTTACGGCGAGGGCCTCGTCGGCGTCGTTCTCACCGGAGCCAATAGCGACGGCTCTCAAGGCTTGCGTGCCATCTACCGTGCGGGAGGCTCGACCGTAGTTCAGTGTCCGAAATCGGCATACGCCTCGGCGATGCCTGAATCTGCGCTCGCGGCTTGTCCCGGCGCTCGCGTACTCGGTTTGCCGGAAATCGCTGCCTATCTCATCGAGGTCGCCGGACTCGTATGA
- a CDS encoding response regulator: MSATHLEPVYFLLVDDLAENLLALEALLRREGLVALKAKSGTEALELLLKYDVALAILDVQMPIMDGFELAELMRGTERTRRVPIIFLTAGSADRQRRFRGYEAGAVDFLHKPIEPDILRSKTDVFFELYRQRQEVALQRDELRIATDENVRLLNESRKYAAELKEADRRKDEFLAMLAHELRNPLAPVRNAVEILRLSGPTNDTIESAREILSRQVAHMSRLIDDLLDVARIARGKVRLRTERCDLVEIVRQTSEDYRPTLASSGVHFEIVLRQRSLPLMADPTRVAQVIGNLLHNAGKFTPPGGNVTVEVDAELDKGIGIVTVSDTGAGLDADVMAHLFEPFCQADQPLDRQNGGLGLGLALVKGLAELHGGSVSASSEGPNRGAAFTMKIPLMKVAVVANELSVSESAKSFAGGLRILIVEDNVDAARSLQMLLKFLGYQVEVAGDGNAGLNAVKAFHPNVVISDLGLPGELDGYALAQALRADPSSASLHLIALSGYGADEDRKRTRAAGFDQHLVKPVELTRLKDALSGISP; encoded by the coding sequence ATGAGCGCCACGCATCTCGAACCCGTTTATTTTCTGCTTGTCGACGACCTTGCGGAGAATCTCTTGGCGCTCGAAGCGCTGCTGCGCCGCGAGGGCTTGGTGGCGCTCAAAGCGAAGTCCGGCACCGAAGCACTCGAGCTCTTGTTGAAGTACGACGTCGCCTTAGCGATCCTCGACGTTCAGATGCCCATTATGGACGGCTTCGAGCTAGCCGAGTTGATGCGCGGGACGGAACGGACGCGGCGCGTCCCCATCATCTTCCTCACGGCCGGCAGCGCCGATCGGCAACGTCGCTTTCGGGGCTACGAGGCCGGGGCGGTCGATTTTCTTCATAAGCCGATCGAGCCCGACATTCTGCGAAGCAAAACCGACGTTTTCTTCGAGCTGTACCGGCAGCGGCAAGAGGTCGCGTTGCAGCGCGATGAACTGCGGATCGCGACGGACGAGAACGTTCGCTTGCTCAACGAAAGCCGGAAGTACGCTGCGGAGCTCAAGGAAGCGGATCGACGAAAAGACGAGTTCCTCGCGATGCTTGCGCACGAGCTGCGCAATCCGCTTGCACCGGTTCGAAACGCGGTCGAGATTCTTCGACTCTCGGGCCCTACGAACGATACCATCGAAAGTGCGCGCGAGATTCTTTCGCGCCAAGTGGCGCACATGTCGCGTTTGATCGACGACCTGCTGGATGTTGCGCGGATCGCTCGCGGCAAGGTCCGACTACGAACCGAACGGTGCGACTTAGTCGAGATCGTTCGACAGACCTCGGAAGATTACCGGCCCACATTGGCATCGAGCGGAGTCCATTTCGAAATCGTCTTGCGGCAACGCTCGCTGCCGCTCATGGCCGATCCGACGCGCGTGGCCCAAGTGATCGGCAACTTGCTGCACAACGCAGGAAAGTTTACGCCGCCGGGAGGGAACGTTACGGTCGAAGTCGATGCGGAGCTCGACAAGGGAATCGGAATCGTCACGGTAAGCGATACTGGTGCCGGATTAGACGCCGATGTTATGGCGCACTTGTTCGAGCCGTTTTGCCAGGCCGATCAACCTTTGGATCGTCAAAACGGCGGGCTCGGGCTCGGTTTGGCGCTCGTAAAGGGGCTCGCCGAATTGCATGGCGGCTCCGTGAGCGCAAGTAGCGAAGGCCCGAATCGAGGTGCGGCCTTCACGATGAAAATCCCGCTCATGAAAGTCGCCGTCGTTGCGAATGAACTGAGTGTTTCGGAAAGCGCAAAGTCTTTCGCCGGCGGATTGCGAATTCTCATCGTGGAAGACAACGTCGATGCGGCCAGAAGCCTACAAATGCTCTTAAAGTTCTTGGGCTACCAAGTGGAGGTGGCCGGCGACGGGAACGCAGGCTTGAACGCGGTCAAAGCCTTTCATCCGAATGTCGTGATCTCCGATCTCGGCTTGCCGGGCGAACTCGATGGATACGCCCTCGCCCAAGCGCTGCGCGCCGATCCCTCGTCGGCGTCGTTGCACTTAATCGCGCTTAGCGGCTACGGTGCCGACGAAGACCGCAAACGAACGCGCGCCGCCGGGTTCGATCAACACTTGGTCAAGCCGGTCGAACTAACGCGCCTTAAGGATGCACTCAGCGGAATCTCCCCTTAA
- a CDS encoding glutamine amidotransferase yields the protein MSKSSARLPALIFLSLLLPAAWSFAAPPVVIQGEKLPGTKARLKDVPQTFVVATDVAASVPLGLGRVRVQAFLRDNGKGTAFRSTPITLSVGDASAKMTVDALSAGAPLSIDLINRADRLAIRVQQGQLSVDAKKEVLKLETTTGTLSGPGSGSGKPKKKKSDDPLAELGLSEAPPVDASASVLPMVLLDRIEVRSLSGPVLVSTVGSDRLTYRPGDTAKIMVALENLSTKPTQGKLTVELVQGLSERTPIFSGDVQLPAGGTVAQSYSAPVGSALWGRGVEVRLETPEGSDVGTHAFSVVTNPWMVALHGRGLPQFGSERWTPEQAEQEAERIAQANMAAYANMYEAFAWAPCDFSKMTIDDDATFHSGQTQYTKNRAALATLHRVFHRYGLACITYGKSCAAGVPGVEYALKHPEQMNVFSKAGFAHEAISVDVLDRMLENRYRRHGRDEDFWQSWISSWTLIGNHAATDFGCDEIVRSAKQFGWDGVRYDGHFNYYQNPAMSARMVKHAADRIQSQIPGFALGYNYCGPQHNTAEGAATDVELAACARAGGLIMSEYYRGILGPVPTNIEHLRSVGDATRLHGGYFLCISDESSVWNQALMLAGGARPMGGGGHFNKFATRFSEFMFDPGLRRLADPRKVVQPVNNADFRWDAFVYEKSAGPDRSWLVMQLVNATDKLTLHGQNQPPSGVSGPRENVTFKLALPAGYQALSVVACDDPTNFTTTVSPVVDGLVTVPSIGVWSLVAIELRKETSAPALHTLCDIPLNFAKPGSVDAEKARAALQLSASTGPEVVRAVNEARVKVTPEVLAEILAQGEPIDNNPGAQAHLPVDFSAHRADVDAQLVAGIPAAPPFQLRRNGRPDVLVVRGVFSHWDRVEQAAVMLPSVELHDASLVNGRIACSVPLAKDNIACLEGWPTREGLAEMDAVVLDDLPATAFTLEQRRDLRDYVSAGGSLLVMGGWYSLSKGSWEGSFLEEALPLETLQAGHLLRLQESHRSFAATADYAAALGASAPDFGTSAAIEWINHVRVRPAAKVLMKVGEAPLLIGGNFGAGNVLVWTGSHSGMPETPYWQNAAWPKLVSQMLKSLTKGAEQRSTPSPEIAARLAKEVKMLTSEAFEDALGGSSKQAVTKPKTEGLDRLRFLLAQGGEAEALVVATYLLENPSKVDPQAYNELIESIGFKIKNDAGWSKLGEKFLKAPPLMLETLVAEIAATSVKSIRFETIQAWKLQDPVMRLRCIAASADPAALPTLEAELRQLADQDVKWTALQVADNYNTSTVFDIYRTRLLRPFVAQALWRCGRRNAETAEQFCQGVLELPFYAWRQRWILEGARAGLRDAIQQGGTGLEAKTRIRETEIAIRKLERARQLLDAQFYPETIGLESATCQAAARALQRIDSRKSLPLALRYLRMIPDDKLGEFSALSQAKLPDVQQLYRERSSASPKSVSRAGN from the coding sequence ATGTCGAAGTCTTCTGCGCGTTTGCCGGCCCTCATCTTCCTATCGCTCTTGCTTCCGGCCGCGTGGTCGTTTGCGGCACCTCCCGTCGTGATCCAAGGAGAGAAGTTGCCCGGCACGAAGGCTCGCTTGAAAGATGTGCCGCAAACATTCGTCGTAGCGACGGATGTCGCCGCATCGGTGCCGCTCGGCCTCGGTCGCGTCAGGGTGCAAGCCTTTCTGCGCGACAACGGTAAGGGAACCGCCTTCCGTTCGACTCCCATCACGCTCTCCGTCGGCGACGCCTCCGCGAAGATGACGGTCGACGCGCTCTCTGCCGGCGCTCCCCTCTCGATCGATCTGATCAACCGCGCGGATCGCTTGGCGATTCGCGTTCAACAAGGACAGCTCTCCGTCGACGCCAAGAAGGAAGTGCTGAAACTCGAGACGACGACCGGAACCTTGAGCGGCCCCGGCTCCGGAAGCGGTAAGCCCAAGAAAAAGAAGAGCGATGATCCGCTTGCCGAGTTAGGGCTTTCCGAAGCTCCGCCGGTCGATGCCTCGGCAAGCGTGCTGCCGATGGTGTTGCTCGATCGGATCGAGGTTCGATCGCTGTCCGGTCCGGTGTTGGTGTCCACGGTCGGCAGCGACCGGCTCACCTATCGTCCCGGCGATACGGCGAAGATCATGGTCGCGCTGGAGAATTTAAGCACTAAGCCTACGCAGGGAAAGCTGACCGTCGAGCTGGTTCAAGGCTTGAGCGAGCGCACTCCCATTTTTTCCGGCGACGTGCAACTCCCCGCCGGCGGTACGGTTGCTCAAAGTTATTCGGCACCGGTCGGGTCGGCACTTTGGGGACGCGGCGTCGAAGTGCGACTTGAAACCCCGGAAGGTTCCGATGTCGGCACGCATGCCTTCAGCGTCGTAACGAATCCGTGGATGGTCGCGCTGCATGGGCGAGGTCTGCCGCAGTTCGGCAGCGAACGCTGGACTCCCGAGCAAGCCGAGCAAGAAGCGGAACGAATCGCGCAAGCCAACATGGCCGCCTACGCGAATATGTACGAGGCCTTTGCGTGGGCCCCGTGCGACTTCAGCAAGATGACGATCGACGACGACGCCACGTTCCATTCCGGACAAACGCAGTACACGAAGAACCGCGCCGCGCTTGCGACGTTGCATCGTGTTTTTCATCGCTACGGCTTGGCATGCATCACCTACGGTAAGTCGTGCGCGGCTGGAGTGCCGGGCGTCGAATACGCGCTGAAGCATCCCGAGCAGATGAATGTTTTTTCGAAAGCCGGTTTCGCGCATGAAGCGATCAGCGTCGATGTGCTCGACCGGATGTTGGAAAATCGGTATCGCCGGCATGGTCGCGATGAGGATTTTTGGCAATCCTGGATCTCGAGTTGGACGTTGATCGGCAATCATGCCGCGACCGATTTCGGTTGCGATGAGATCGTCCGCTCGGCGAAGCAATTCGGTTGGGACGGCGTGCGCTACGACGGCCACTTCAATTACTATCAGAACCCCGCGATGTCGGCGCGGATGGTGAAGCACGCCGCCGATCGAATCCAATCGCAGATACCCGGCTTCGCACTGGGCTACAACTACTGCGGCCCGCAACATAATACGGCCGAAGGTGCGGCGACCGATGTCGAGCTCGCCGCGTGCGCGCGAGCCGGCGGCTTGATCATGTCCGAGTATTATCGCGGCATTCTGGGACCGGTGCCGACGAACATCGAGCATCTTCGTTCGGTCGGCGATGCCACGCGCTTGCACGGCGGCTACTTTCTTTGCATCTCCGACGAATCTTCGGTCTGGAATCAAGCGTTGATGCTGGCCGGCGGCGCGCGGCCGATGGGCGGGGGCGGGCACTTCAATAAGTTCGCGACGCGCTTCTCCGAATTCATGTTCGATCCCGGTCTCCGACGCTTGGCCGATCCGCGCAAAGTCGTTCAACCGGTCAACAACGCGGACTTCCGTTGGGACGCTTTCGTCTACGAGAAATCGGCGGGGCCGGATCGCTCGTGGTTGGTGATGCAACTTGTTAACGCCACGGACAAGCTGACTCTGCACGGTCAGAATCAGCCGCCGAGCGGCGTGAGTGGTCCGCGAGAAAACGTCACGTTTAAGCTCGCGCTGCCGGCCGGATATCAAGCCTTGTCGGTGGTCGCCTGCGACGATCCGACGAATTTCACCACGACCGTGAGTCCCGTGGTCGACGGGCTGGTCACGGTGCCGAGCATCGGTGTGTGGTCGCTGGTGGCGATCGAACTTCGCAAAGAGACATCGGCTCCGGCGCTGCATACGCTGTGCGACATTCCGTTGAACTTCGCGAAGCCAGGGAGCGTCGATGCGGAGAAGGCGCGGGCCGCGCTACAATTAAGCGCATCGACCGGCCCGGAAGTGGTGCGCGCAGTGAACGAAGCCCGTGTGAAAGTCACGCCTGAAGTGCTCGCCGAAATCCTTGCGCAAGGCGAGCCGATCGACAACAATCCCGGCGCTCAAGCTCATTTGCCGGTCGACTTCTCGGCGCATCGAGCGGACGTCGATGCCCAATTGGTTGCGGGGATTCCGGCCGCTCCGCCGTTTCAGTTGCGCCGCAACGGTCGGCCCGACGTGCTGGTCGTTCGCGGCGTCTTCTCGCATTGGGATCGGGTCGAGCAAGCCGCGGTGATGTTGCCGAGCGTCGAACTTCACGATGCGAGCCTCGTCAACGGCCGCATCGCGTGCAGTGTCCCCCTGGCGAAGGACAACATCGCATGTCTCGAAGGTTGGCCCACGCGCGAAGGATTAGCGGAGATGGATGCCGTCGTGCTCGACGATCTTCCGGCCACGGCGTTCACGCTGGAACAGCGGCGCGATCTGCGCGACTACGTCTCGGCGGGTGGTTCTTTGCTCGTCATGGGAGGCTGGTACTCTCTTTCCAAAGGCTCTTGGGAAGGGAGCTTTCTCGAAGAAGCATTACCGCTCGAAACTCTGCAAGCAGGACATCTGTTGCGCCTTCAAGAGTCGCATCGATCGTTCGCTGCGACGGCCGACTACGCCGCCGCTCTGGGCGCGTCGGCTCCCGACTTCGGAACTTCGGCGGCGATCGAATGGATCAATCACGTGCGAGTTCGTCCGGCGGCGAAGGTGCTGATGAAGGTCGGCGAGGCTCCTCTATTAATCGGGGGAAATTTCGGCGCAGGAAATGTTTTAGTCTGGACCGGTTCGCATTCCGGGATGCCGGAAACTCCGTATTGGCAAAACGCCGCATGGCCGAAGCTCGTGTCTCAAATGTTGAAATCGCTCACGAAAGGGGCTGAGCAGCGCTCGACCCCTTCGCCCGAGATCGCAGCACGCTTGGCGAAAGAAGTGAAGATGTTGACGAGCGAGGCTTTCGAGGATGCCCTGGGAGGAAGCTCGAAACAAGCGGTGACGAAGCCCAAAACCGAAGGGCTCGATCGACTCCGCTTTTTACTCGCTCAAGGAGGCGAGGCCGAGGCATTGGTGGTCGCGACGTATCTGTTGGAGAATCCGAGCAAGGTCGACCCGCAAGCTTACAACGAATTGATCGAGAGCATCGGCTTTAAGATCAAGAACGACGCAGGTTGGTCGAAACTCGGCGAAAAATTTCTCAAAGCCCCGCCGCTGATGCTCGAGACGCTCGTGGCGGAGATCGCCGCGACGTCGGTGAAGTCGATTCGCTTCGAGACGATTCAAGCTTGGAAGCTGCAAGACCCGGTGATGCGCTTGCGATGCATCGCCGCGAGTGCCGATCCGGCGGCTCTGCCGACGCTCGAAGCGGAGCTCCGCCAGCTTGCCGATCAAGATGTGAAATGGACGGCGCTGCAAGTCGCGGACAACTACAACACGTCGACGGTCTTCGACATTTATCGAACGCGACTCTTACGCCCCTTCGTTGCGCAGGCTTTATGGCGTTGCGGTCGGCGCAATGCCGAGACCGCCGAGCAATTTTGCCAAGGAGTCTTGGAGCTGCCGTTCTACGCTTGGCGTCAGCGTTGGATACTCGAAGGGGCAAGAGCCGGCCTGCGCGACGCTATCCAACAAGGAGGAACCGGCCTCGAAGCGAAGACCCGAATTCGGGAAACCGAAATCGCGATTCGCAAGCTCGAGCGAGCGCGTCAACTGCTCGACGCACAATTTTATCCGGAGACGATCGGCCTTGAATCGGCAACTTGCCAAGCTGCGGCCCGCGCCCTGCAGCGGATCGATTCGCGGAAATCGCTCCCTCTGGCGCTGCGCTATTTGCGCATGATTCCCGACGACAAGCTCGGCGAATTCAGTGCATTGTCGCAAGCCAAGCTGCCCGATGTGCAACAGCTTTATCGCGAGCGCTCGAGCGCCTCGCCCAAGTCCGTGAGTCGAGCCGGAAATTAG
- a CDS encoding response regulator, with the protein MTQRTTPATLGVRAGVNLTLGLATVLILFVTSGLVSYLNTRALSDNSWWVTHTHEVLAALDDVMSLVTIAETGQRGYVITGDEKYLATYATTILRVHDREREVERLTVDNPVQQARTVGIKQAVALRIGFLDEVITLRRENGFDAARASISTDRGKVAMESIRTQIGTMKDDELALLKIRVVETENAYQVAVGSGILTGIVGVVLLGVVGYLMRRAALARRRQDWLQFGQIGLSQAMAGDPRLEQLGDSVLKFLAEYLDAQAGAFFVQDGSRFRRSAAYGVPAESSIPQSFEPGDGLLGQAAKDVRTFIVRDVPDGYLSLGSALGHSKPRNLIVAPVTADGAVNGVIELGFVHPVDEEATELFEKAYELIGVAIRSANYRAHLQNLLEETQRQTEELQTQGEELRVSNEELEEQSRALKESQSRLEQQQAELEQTNSQLEEQAQLLEVQRDEASRAKTSLQMQARELEQASRYKSDFLANMSHELRTPLNSSLILAKLLADNSEGNLSAEQVQYAETIRAAGNDLLSLINDILDLSKIEAGHMEIRPEQVPLSYLIEDLIRTFKPVAEQKGLKFRTELLPGCPTTIESDRQRLQQVLKNLLSNAMKFTEQGEVALTVSRDVDGRIAFTVIDTGIGIAEHERQAVFEAFRQADGTTNRKYGGTGLGLSISREFTRLLGGEIRLESESGRGSVFTVTIPEVYDAALTAAYKPAAHRHVSSESMAFPLNTPATSHAPAFARPAAAPTPSAPRARRIDDDRERLTGNRRVILVVEDDESFAKILIDLAHELNFQCLIAATAEEGIAMAVQYLPSAVVLDVGLPDHSGLSVLDRLKHDARTRHIPVHVVTAGDYGQTAISLGAVGYMIKPVARQELVDTLQRLESRLEKRMRRVLVVEDDVVQLDSLRKLLGSHDVETVGAGSAAECLEQLKDATFDCMVLDLTLPDASGYSLLETLSREDAYSFPPVIVYTGRELSVDEEQRLRRYSKSIIIKGAKSPERLLDEVTLFLHQVVADLPAEQQRLLEKARSRDAALEGRRILIVEDDVRNIFALTSILEPRGAIIKFARNGREALAALEKSREAQGEEIDLVLMDVMMPEMDGITATQEIRKRAEWKKLPVIMLTAKAMKNDQEQCIAAGANDYMAKPLDVEKLLSLVRVWIPR; encoded by the coding sequence ATGACCCAGCGGACGACTCCTGCGACGCTCGGCGTTCGAGCCGGCGTCAATCTGACTCTCGGCCTCGCCACGGTTTTGATTCTGTTCGTCACCAGCGGGCTCGTGTCGTATCTAAATACCCGCGCACTCAGCGACAACTCGTGGTGGGTGACGCACACCCATGAAGTTTTGGCGGCGTTGGACGACGTCATGTCACTCGTCACGATTGCCGAGACCGGGCAGCGCGGTTATGTGATTACGGGCGATGAGAAATATCTGGCAACGTATGCGACGACGATTCTACGCGTCCACGATCGCGAACGAGAAGTCGAGCGGTTGACCGTAGACAACCCGGTACAGCAAGCTCGTACGGTCGGCATTAAGCAAGCCGTCGCCCTGAGGATCGGGTTTCTCGATGAAGTCATCACCCTGCGTCGCGAAAACGGCTTCGACGCAGCGCGAGCGAGTATTTCGACCGATCGCGGAAAGGTCGCGATGGAATCGATCCGAACTCAGATCGGAACGATGAAGGACGACGAACTGGCGCTCTTGAAGATCCGAGTCGTAGAAACGGAGAACGCCTATCAAGTTGCCGTCGGCAGCGGAATCCTGACCGGGATCGTCGGAGTCGTGCTGCTAGGCGTCGTCGGCTACTTGATGCGCCGCGCAGCGCTGGCCCGTCGTCGGCAAGATTGGCTGCAGTTCGGACAGATCGGCTTAAGCCAAGCGATGGCCGGCGATCCGCGCTTGGAGCAACTCGGCGATAGCGTCCTCAAGTTCCTCGCCGAATATCTCGACGCACAGGCCGGCGCGTTCTTCGTGCAAGACGGCAGCCGGTTTCGCCGCAGCGCCGCTTATGGGGTGCCCGCCGAAAGCTCGATCCCTCAGAGCTTCGAGCCGGGCGACGGACTGCTCGGCCAAGCCGCGAAAGACGTGCGGACTTTTATCGTGAGAGACGTCCCCGACGGTTATTTGTCGCTCGGATCGGCGCTCGGGCATAGCAAGCCGCGCAATCTCATCGTCGCCCCGGTCACTGCGGACGGCGCGGTCAATGGAGTGATCGAACTGGGGTTCGTGCATCCCGTCGATGAGGAGGCGACGGAGCTTTTCGAGAAGGCATACGAGCTGATCGGCGTCGCGATTCGTTCCGCGAATTATCGCGCACATCTTCAGAACCTGCTGGAAGAAACGCAACGTCAGACCGAAGAACTTCAGACGCAAGGCGAGGAGCTGCGCGTATCGAATGAAGAACTCGAAGAGCAGAGCCGTGCCTTGAAGGAATCGCAATCGCGCCTCGAACAACAGCAAGCCGAACTCGAGCAGACGAACTCTCAATTGGAAGAGCAGGCGCAGCTTCTCGAAGTACAACGCGACGAAGCGAGCCGCGCGAAGACCTCGCTGCAAATGCAGGCCCGCGAGTTGGAACAAGCGAGCCGGTACAAATCGGACTTTCTGGCGAATATGTCGCACGAGTTGCGGACGCCGCTCAATTCGTCGCTCATTCTCGCCAAGCTCTTGGCCGATAACTCCGAGGGGAATCTCTCGGCCGAGCAAGTGCAGTATGCCGAAACGATCCGCGCCGCCGGCAACGATCTGCTCTCGCTCATTAACGACATTCTCGACCTGTCGAAGATCGAAGCCGGCCACATGGAGATCCGGCCGGAGCAAGTGCCGCTGTCGTATCTGATCGAGGATCTCATCCGCACCTTCAAGCCGGTAGCCGAGCAGAAGGGGCTGAAATTCCGAACCGAGCTTTTGCCCGGTTGCCCGACGACGATTGAGAGCGACCGGCAACGGCTGCAGCAAGTGCTGAAGAACTTATTGTCGAATGCCATGAAGTTCACGGAACAAGGCGAGGTCGCGCTCACGGTGAGCCGCGACGTCGACGGCCGGATCGCGTTTACGGTGATCGACACGGGCATCGGAATCGCGGAGCACGAACGGCAGGCCGTGTTCGAAGCGTTTCGCCAAGCCGATGGAACGACGAATCGGAAATACGGCGGCACCGGACTCGGCCTCTCCATCTCGCGCGAATTCACGCGGCTTCTCGGCGGCGAGATTCGCCTCGAAAGCGAATCGGGCCGGGGCAGCGTGTTTACGGTGACGATTCCCGAAGTCTACGACGCAGCGTTGACCGCTGCTTACAAGCCTGCTGCGCATCGCCATGTATCGTCGGAGTCGATGGCTTTTCCGCTGAACACTCCCGCCACATCGCATGCGCCGGCGTTCGCTCGACCGGCAGCCGCGCCGACGCCGAGCGCGCCTCGGGCACGCCGTATCGACGACGATCGCGAGCGCTTGACCGGCAATCGCCGCGTGATTCTCGTTGTCGAAGACGACGAATCTTTCGCGAAGATTCTGATCGACCTTGCGCATGAGTTGAACTTTCAGTGCCTTATCGCCGCGACCGCCGAAGAAGGGATCGCCATGGCGGTCCAATACCTGCCGAGCGCTGTGGTGCTCGACGTCGGGTTGCCGGATCATTCGGGCCTTTCCGTGCTTGATCGGTTGAAGCACGATGCTCGCACGCGGCATATTCCGGTGCATGTCGTCACGGCCGGCGACTACGGACAAACGGCGATTTCGCTCGGAGCGGTGGGTTACATGATTAAGCCGGTCGCGCGACAGGAATTGGTCGATACGCTGCAGCGTTTGGAATCGCGGCTGGAGAAGCGGATGCGTCGGGTCTTAGTCGTGGAAGATGACGTCGTGCAACTCGATAGTCTTCGCAAGCTGCTCGGCTCGCACGACGTGGAAACCGTCGGTGCCGGGAGCGCGGCCGAATGCCTCGAGCAACTTAAAGACGCGACCTTCGATTGCATGGTACTCGACCTGACTTTGCCGGACGCATCCGGCTATTCGTTGTTGGAAACGTTGAGCCGAGAAGATGCTTACTCGTTTCCGCCGGTCATCGTCTACACGGGCCGAGAGCTATCGGTCGACGAAGAGCAGCGGCTCCGGCGCTATTCTAAATCCATTATCATCAAAGGAGCGAAATCGCCCGAGCGCTTGCTGGATGAAGTGACGTTGTTTTTGCATCAAGTCGTGGCGGATTTACCGGCCGAGCAGCAGCGGCTCTTGGAGAAGGCGCGCAGTCGCGACGCCGCGCTCGAAGGTCGACGAATCTTGATCGTCGAAGACGACGTGAGAAACATCTTCGCCTTAACAAGCATCCTCGAACCGCGCGGTGCGATCATCAAATTCGCCCGCAACGGCCGGGAAGCGTTGGCGGCTTTGGAGAAGTCGCGCGAAGCGCAGGGCGAAGAGATCGATCTGGTGCTGATGGACGTCATGATGCCTGAGATGGACGGGATCACGGCGACTCAAGAGATCCGTAAACGAGCGGAATGGAAGAAGCTCCCTGTGATCATGTTGACGGCCAAAGCGATGAAAAACGATCAAGAACAGTGCATCGCGGCCGGTGCCAACGACTATATGGCAAAGCCGTTGGATGTGGAAAAGCTGCTGTCGTTGGTACGAGTATGGATTCCTCGATAA
- a CDS encoding protein-glutamate O-methyltransferase CheR, whose amino-acid sequence MSDTTEDIEIRLVLEAIFRKYHYDFRGYSPASVKRRLHRAKDHFGCRTFSLLQDRLLHDPTLLSPLLSFLTVQVSELFRDPAYFRTIRELIVPHLRTYPSLKVWVAGCSAGEELYSLAILFREEGLEDRTLFYGTDINLEALKKAEAGVFELDRIPLFTENHRRSGGKSSLSDYYTAAYGAAVFDKSLRRRTVFSDHSLVSDAVFAEVQLVSCRNVLIYFDPELQNRAVGLFKDALSRKGFLGLGAKESLRFSRHADDFTEFSRDARIYQKRGTP is encoded by the coding sequence ATGTCAGACACGACCGAAGACATCGAGATTCGCCTCGTGCTCGAAGCGATCTTCCGTAAGTACCACTACGACTTCCGCGGCTATTCGCCGGCGTCGGTGAAGCGCAGACTGCATCGCGCGAAGGACCATTTCGGTTGCCGAACGTTTTCGCTCCTTCAAGATCGGCTGCTGCACGATCCGACGCTGCTTTCTCCGCTGCTTTCTTTTTTAACCGTTCAAGTCAGTGAATTGTTTCGCGATCCTGCGTATTTCCGCACGATTCGCGAGCTCATCGTCCCCCATTTACGGACCTATCCTTCCTTGAAGGTATGGGTGGCGGGCTGTAGTGCGGGCGAAGAGTTGTATTCGCTCGCGATCCTGTTTCGCGAAGAGGGGCTCGAAGATCGCACGTTGTTTTACGGCACCGACATCAACCTGGAAGCGCTGAAGAAGGCCGAGGCGGGAGTGTTCGAGCTGGATCGAATCCCGCTATTTACGGAAAACCATCGTCGTTCCGGAGGCAAGTCGTCGTTGTCCGATTATTACACCGCGGCCTACGGAGCCGCGGTATTCGACAAGAGCCTACGCCGTCGAACCGTGTTTTCCGACCATAGCCTCGTCTCCGACGCGGTTTTTGCCGAAGTCCAATTAGTATCGTGTCGCAACGTCCTCATCTATTTCGATCCGGAACTGCAGAATCGGGCCGTCGGTTTGTTCAAAGACGCCTTGTCGCGCAAAGGGTTCCTCGGCTTAGGTGCGAAAGAAAGTTTGCGATTCTCCCGACATGCCGACGACTTCACCGAGTTCTCGCGCGACGCGCGCATTTATCAAAAACGAGGCACCCCCTAA